The Plantactinospora sp. KBS50 sequence CTGGACGAGGCGGCCGGCACGGTCTTCGGCGAGGCCCCGGACGAGGGCGTGCGGAGGCGGATCGTCGCCGCCGTACGGCGGGGCTTCGCCGACGACCGCGCGGCCCGGGATCTGGACCGGGTGCTGCTGGTCACCAGCACCGGCGGGGTGGCCGTGGTCACCGGCGCCGGGGCGGTGGCCGCGCTGGCCGCCTTCCCGGGCACCGAGTCCGGCCCGCTGCCGTCGATCGGGGTGGCGCTCTCCGGGGGCTGCTACCAGCTGTGGCGCAACCCGGGCAACGCCGACCCGGGCCGGGCACGGTCCTGGCTGCAACGCGCGCTCCGGGAGATCGAGGTGGAGTTGGGGCGGGAGGTGGCCCGGCGGTTCGAGGCGGTCCGGCTGTCGCTGACCGCGGTGCTGGCCGACGCCGTGGACCACGGCATCCTGCTCGCCTGACGTGCTGGCCGGACCCGCCCGGCGCCGGGCTGGCGCTCCGCCTCCGCGCAGCCGCGGTCGCGGTGGCACCATGGGGGACATGGCGGCTCCACAGGTTGCCCCGGTCGAGACGCCGGGCACGGACGATCTACCGGCCCCGGACCGGCCCTGGGTGACGATCGTCTGGGATGATCCGGTCAACCTGATGTCCTACGTCACGTGGGTCCTGCAGAAGCTGTTCGGCTACAGCCACGAGAAGGCCGAGAAGCTGATGCTGGACGTCCACCACAAGGGCAGGGCCATCGTCTCCAGCGGCGCCCGCGAACGGATGGAGTACGACGCGGCCCAACTGCACTCGTACGGGCTGTGGGCCACGGTGGACCGGTCGTGAGCATGTTCCGGCGCCGGGAGGGCCAGTACGTCGCCACCTTCGCCCCGGACGAGGCCAAGGTGCTGCGCAAGGTGGCCGGTGAGGTGGTGGGGCTGCTCACCGACGGCTTCGACCACGGGGACCCGGTGGTCGGCCGGCTGTTCCCGGCGGCCTACCCGGAGGACCCGGGCGACACCGAGGAGTTCCGCCGGTACACCGAGGGCGACCTGAAGACCGGGAAGATCGACCAGGCGGGCGCGATTCTCGCGGCCCTGCCGCCGGACGGCGCCGGGGACGTCTGCCTGGACGCCGAGGCCGCCGAGGCGTGGCTGCGGGCGCTCAACGACGCCCGGTTGGCCATGGGGGTACGGCTGGAGATCACCGACGGCACCGACCTGGGCGCCGAACTGGACCGGGCGCTGCTGGCGGACCCGAACTCGTCCCGGGTCTTCCAGCTGTCGGTCTACGCCTACCTCGGCTATCTCCAGGAGTCCCTGCTCAACGCGCTGCTCGACTAGGACCACCTTCACAACGACCGGCCCCGGGCCGGCCGTCCTGTGGTTCCCGCCGCGCGGCGGGAACCACAGGACGGCCGGCTGGTCGTGCGGGTCGCTCAGGCGGCGTCGAGCGCCGCGTACTCGTCGCCGGAGAGGGTCAGGTCGGCGGCGGCGGCCGAATCCTGGATGGTTTCCGGGCGGCTGCTCCCGGGGATCGGGATCACCCGCGGCGACTTGGCGAGCATCCAGGCCAGGCACACCTGCTGCGGGCTCACGCCGTGCTCCCTGGCCACCTCGCCGAAGGCGGCCAGCCGGCCGCCCAGCTCGGTCGCGCGGGCGCTGCCGCCAAACGGCGACCAGGGCAGGAACGCGAGATCGAGGTCGTCGCAGAGCGCCAGCTCGGGCTCGGAGCCGCGGAAGGCGGGGGAGAACTGGTTCTGCACCGAGACCAGCCGGTCGCCGAGGATGTCCCGGGCCTGGCGGATCTGGTCCGGGTTCGCGTTGGAGATGCCGGCCATCCGTACCTTGCCGGCGTCCACCAGGTCACGGACGGCGCCGATGGAGTCGGCGTACGGGACGTCGGGGTCGGGCCGGTGGAACTGGTACAGCCCGATGGCCTCCACGCCGAGGCGCTTGAGCGAGGCCTCGCATGCCTCCCGCAGGTGTGCCGGCGAGCCGTCGACGGTCCAGCTTCCGTCGCCGGGGCGCAGGTGGCCGCCCTTGGTGGCGACCAGCACGCCGGTGGTGTCCCCGCCGTAGCTGGCCAGCCCCCGGGCGATCAGGGACTCGTTGTGACCCACCTCGCCGGCGTGCAGGTGGTAGGCGTCGGCGGTGTCGATGAACTCCGCGTGACGTCACCCACGTTACGGACGGCGCGGCAGACGGTAGGCTGGGGCACGTGCTGAGCATCGACCGCGGAATCATCGACGCGATCGTGGCGCACGCCCGGCGGGACCATCCGGACGAGGCGTGCGGGGTGGTGGCCGGCCCCGTCGGCCAGGATTCCCCCACCCGGCACATTCCGATGGAAAATGCCGCCCGATCGATGACCTTCTACGAGTTCGACTCGATGGAGCAGCTTCGGGTGTGGCGGGAGATGGACGACCAGGACGAGGAGCCGGTCGTCATCTACCACTCCCACACCGCGACCGAGGCCTACCCGTCGCGCACCGACATCTCCTTCGCCGGCGAGCCCGGTGCGCACTATCTGCTGGTTTCCACCCGCGATCCGGAGCAGGCCGAGATCCGCTCCTACCGCATCGCGGACGGCCAGGTGACCGAGGAGCCGGTCCGGATCCTCGACCCGGGCGTGGACCAGCACGCCGTCCAGTCCTACATGTTCGGGCAGAGCCCGGCGACGGTCGACTACGAGTGTTCGGGCCGCTGACGCTTCCGTCCGGCCCCGTCCCGTAGTCAACCCTGTCGTCTGAGGAGCACACCCACCATGGCCATCGAAGTTCGGATCCCTACCATCCTGCGCAACTACACCGGCGGTGCCAAGGTCGTCGAGGGCAGCGGTGACAGCCTGCGCGACCTGCTCGCCGACCTCGACTCGCGGCACAACGGCCTGCGCGGTCGCCTGGTCACCGACGCCGACGCCCTGCACCGGTTCGTCAACGTGTACGTCAACGACGAGGACGTGCGGTTCCTCGGCGCGCTGGACGCGAAGCTGTCCGACGGCGACACCGTGACGATCCTGCCGGCGGTGGCCGGCGGCGCCTTCGGCTTCGCCGCCGTGGCCGCGCTGCGCGGTCAGCGTCTCGCCACGCGCTGACGGCGGTCGCCATGGCCAGGTACGACAGCCTGCTCGACGCGTGCGGGGGCACTCCGCTGGTGGGGTTGCCCCGGCTCTCCCCGGTCGTACCGGAGGGCGCGCCCCCGGTACGGCTCTGGGCCAAGCTGGAGGACCGCAACCCGACCGGCAGCGTGAAGGACCGGCCCGCGCTGTTCATGGTGCGGGAGGCCGAGCGCGCCGGCCGGCTCCGCCCGGGCGCCACGATCCTCGAACCGACCAGCGGCAACACCGGCATCTCCCTGGCCATGGTGGCCAAGCTGCGCGGATACCGGCTGGTCTGCGTGATGCCGGAGAACGTGTCGGCCGAGCGGGTGCAACTGCTCCGGATGTACGGCGCGGAGATCATCTTTTCGCCGGCGGCCGGCGGGTCGAACCAGGCGGTCGCCACGGCCAAGCAGGTGGCGGCGGAGCATCCCGACTGGGTCATGCTCTACCAGTACGGCAACCAGAGCAACGCCCGGGCGCACTACGAGACGACCGGGCCGGAACTGCTGGAGGACCTGCCCACCATCACGCACTTCGTTGCCGGCCTCGGCACCACCGGGACGCTCATGGGCACCGGCCGCTACCTGCGGGAGAAGGTCGAGGGCATCGAGATCATCGCCGCCGAGCCGCGGTACGGCGAGCTGGTCTACGGCCTGCGCAACATCGACGAGGGGTACGTCCCGGAGCTGTACGACGCCACCGTGCTGACCCGGCGCTTCTCGGT is a genomic window containing:
- a CDS encoding aldo/keto reductase, with amino-acid sequence MGHNESLIARGLASYGGDTTGVLVATKGGHLRPGDGSWTVDGSPAHLREACEASLKRLGVEAIGLYQFHRPDPDVPYADSIGAVRDLVDAGKVRMAGISNANPDQIRQARDILGDRLVSVQNQFSPAFRGSEPELALCDDLDLAFLPWSPFGGSARATELGGRLAAFGEVAREHGVSPQQVCLAWMLAKSPRVIPIPGSSRPETIQDSAAAADLTLSGDEYAALDAA
- a CDS encoding Mov34/MPN/PAD-1 family protein — its product is MLSIDRGIIDAIVAHARRDHPDEACGVVAGPVGQDSPTRHIPMENAARSMTFYEFDSMEQLRVWREMDDQDEEPVVIYHSHTATEAYPSRTDISFAGEPGAHYLLVSTRDPEQAEIRSYRIADGQVTEEPVRILDPGVDQHAVQSYMFGQSPATVDYECSGR
- a CDS encoding MoaD/ThiS family protein; translation: MAIEVRIPTILRNYTGGAKVVEGSGDSLRDLLADLDSRHNGLRGRLVTDADALHRFVNVYVNDEDVRFLGALDAKLSDGDTVTILPAVAGGAFGFAAVAALRGQRLATR
- a CDS encoding DUF2017 domain-containing protein, with the protein product MFRRREGQYVATFAPDEAKVLRKVAGEVVGLLTDGFDHGDPVVGRLFPAAYPEDPGDTEEFRRYTEGDLKTGKIDQAGAILAALPPDGAGDVCLDAEAAEAWLRALNDARLAMGVRLEITDGTDLGAELDRALLADPNSSRVFQLSVYAYLGYLQESLLNALLD
- the clpS gene encoding ATP-dependent Clp protease adapter ClpS — protein: MAAPQVAPVETPGTDDLPAPDRPWVTIVWDDPVNLMSYVTWVLQKLFGYSHEKAEKLMLDVHHKGRAIVSSGARERMEYDAAQLHSYGLWATVDRS
- a CDS encoding PLP-dependent cysteine synthase family protein — protein: MARYDSLLDACGGTPLVGLPRLSPVVPEGAPPVRLWAKLEDRNPTGSVKDRPALFMVREAERAGRLRPGATILEPTSGNTGISLAMVAKLRGYRLVCVMPENVSAERVQLLRMYGAEIIFSPAAGGSNQAVATAKQVAAEHPDWVMLYQYGNQSNARAHYETTGPELLEDLPTITHFVAGLGTTGTLMGTGRYLREKVEGIEIIAAEPRYGELVYGLRNIDEGYVPELYDATVLTRRFSVGTRDAVLRTRQLVEVEGIFAGFSTGAILHAALAVAHQAVRDARRADVAFVVSDGGWKYLSTGAYGGSLAEAEDALEGQLWA